In Halococcus hamelinensis 100A6, a single genomic region encodes these proteins:
- a CDS encoding universal stress protein produces MYTDLLFPTDGSDTATDAINDGFDLATGWNATVHLLHVAEPTSTVFYDSRPSTVDEVDLDRYEAAETAIAVFAEVARDRGLDVETAVRRGVAAEEIVRYADDTGIDLIVMSTRGVTGLDRVFLGSVTERVVGTADVPVLVV; encoded by the coding sequence ATGTACACCGACCTCCTCTTTCCGACGGACGGGAGCGACACCGCGACCGACGCGATCAACGACGGGTTCGACCTCGCGACGGGCTGGAACGCGACGGTCCACCTGCTCCACGTCGCCGAACCGACTAGCACCGTGTTCTACGACAGCAGGCCTTCGACGGTCGACGAGGTGGACCTCGACCGCTACGAGGCCGCCGAGACCGCGATCGCGGTCTTCGCCGAGGTGGCTCGGGACCGTGGCCTCGACGTCGAGACCGCGGTCCGTCGTGGCGTCGCCGCCGAGGAGATCGTTCGGTACGCCGACGACACCGGGATCGACCTCATCGTGATGAGCACGCGCGGCGTGACCGGCCTCGACCGCGTCTTCCTCGGCAGCGTGACCGAACGGGTCGTCGGGACCGCCGATGTCCCGGTTCTGGTGGTGTGA
- a CDS encoding UPF0146 family protein, which translates to MNPTIAALADRLAGFDALVEVGVGRRTDLARALADAGARVTATDVHPRAVPANVSFERDDLTDPDHRLYAGADAVYARNLPRELHRPARAVAREAGATFLFTTLGSEFPAVDATPETLPGETLYAVTTDHPTPAGERRRA; encoded by the coding sequence GTGAACCCCACCATCGCGGCGCTCGCCGACCGACTCGCGGGATTCGACGCCCTCGTCGAGGTCGGCGTCGGTCGCCGAACCGACCTGGCTCGCGCGCTCGCCGACGCCGGCGCGCGGGTCACCGCGACCGACGTCCACCCGCGAGCGGTGCCCGCGAACGTCTCGTTCGAGCGGGACGACCTCACCGATCCCGACCACCGTCTCTACGCCGGAGCCGACGCGGTCTACGCCCGCAACCTCCCGCGCGAACTCCACCGCCCGGCGCGTGCCGTCGCCCGCGAGGCCGGCGCGACGTTCCTCTTTACGACCCTCGGAAGCGAGTTCCCGGCCGTCGACGCGACCCCCGAGACCCTGCCGGGCGAGACGCTCTACGCGGTGACGACGGACCACCCGACACCGGCCGGCGAACGGAGGCGAGCATGA
- a CDS encoding archaemetzincin family Zn-dependent metalloprotease: protein MHVDIVPVGDVPVRIKRAASAGLRSVYDCDVTLHDAYALPDDAYDENRGQYRAESFIELAGRVGSAEKNIALTTQDLFYRRRNYVFGLAYLSGNGSVVSTYRLQTAADGGSLDRSERDVFTDRVRKEVVHEIGHTLGLEHCSDEHCVMNFSPTVREVDVKRQHLCGDCTRLV from the coding sequence ATGCACGTCGACATCGTGCCGGTCGGTGACGTCCCCGTCCGCATCAAGCGGGCGGCCTCGGCCGGATTGCGGTCGGTGTATGACTGCGACGTCACGCTCCACGACGCCTACGCGCTCCCCGACGACGCCTACGACGAGAACCGCGGGCAGTACCGCGCCGAATCGTTCATCGAGCTTGCGGGCCGGGTCGGCAGCGCCGAGAAGAACATCGCGCTCACCACGCAGGACCTCTTCTATCGCCGTCGTAACTACGTCTTCGGTCTCGCCTACCTCTCGGGCAACGGCAGCGTGGTCTCGACCTACCGCCTCCAGACCGCCGCCGACGGCGGGAGCCTCGACCGCTCCGAGCGCGACGTCTTCACCGACCGCGTCCGCAAGGAGGTCGTCCACGAGATCGGCCACACCCTCGGCCTCGAACACTGCAGCGACGAGCACTGCGTGATGAACTTCTCGCCCACCGTCCGCGAGGTCGACGTCAAACGCCAGCACCTCTGTGGCGACTGCACGCGTCTGGTCTGA
- a CDS encoding DUF211 domain-containing protein, with the protein MATIRQLVIDVLKPHQPTMLSVAQRVAELDGIGGVNAILVEMDEEVRNIKFTIEGEDIDFEAVTETIEDTGAQVHSVDQVACGEYIVDEMPTPQD; encoded by the coding sequence ATGGCCACTATCCGCCAGCTCGTTATCGACGTCCTCAAACCCCACCAGCCGACGATGCTCTCGGTCGCCCAGCGAGTCGCCGAGCTCGACGGCATCGGCGGCGTGAACGCCATCCTCGTCGAGATGGACGAGGAGGTCCGGAACATCAAGTTCACCATCGAGGGCGAGGACATCGACTTCGAGGCCGTCACCGAGACGATCGAGGACACGGGCGCGCAGGTCCACTCGGTCGACCAGGTCGCCTGCGGCGAGTACATCGTCGACGAGATGCCGACCCCGCAGGACTGA
- a CDS encoding NHL repeat-containing protein, translating to MRRRVRQPSKRRALLLAACSTFLVAFALVGFVSAATPHLAVDGDRPATNTLVGLQGYQDEGGAMMVAPNGTVVWEYTAVGNVFDVEALGPNRIQIAGSDERPDSQCPARYATDNVSGCAHNTVRIVDPRTDETRWRYGWYDVERHEHELHDVDHYTVDGADRWVLADMGNDRVFAIDRNGSIRWQWNANATYDRPANVGPEGDWTHMNDVDRLGDGRFQVSLRNFDTVIELRVAPNGSVSVTPVLGPNRYTSAGYVGPLAAQHNPDRLANGHVLVADSEGDRVVEFDREGERVWAAGGSARFDWPRDADRLSNGNTLVTDSYNDRVVEVDANGETVWAVKTGRLPYDADRVPAEGAGEGSSDHPTADEPRFDSRLNETGRTVRAATFGVTLAKYGLPMWLVGGPGLLVAGLGFGFAALVEAQRWRRS from the coding sequence GTGCGACGCCGGGTTCGCCAGCCCTCGAAACGCCGCGCGCTGCTTCTCGCCGCCTGTTCGACCTTCCTGGTCGCGTTCGCACTCGTTGGCTTCGTGAGCGCCGCGACCCCGCACCTCGCCGTCGACGGGGACCGACCGGCGACGAACACCCTCGTCGGCCTCCAGGGCTACCAGGACGAGGGTGGCGCGATGATGGTCGCGCCGAACGGCACGGTGGTCTGGGAGTACACCGCGGTCGGCAACGTCTTCGACGTCGAGGCGCTCGGGCCGAACCGTATCCAGATCGCCGGGTCGGACGAACGCCCCGACAGCCAGTGCCCCGCGCGGTACGCGACCGACAACGTCTCCGGGTGTGCACACAACACCGTGCGGATCGTCGACCCGCGAACCGACGAGACGCGCTGGCGGTACGGCTGGTACGACGTCGAGCGCCACGAACACGAACTCCACGACGTCGACCACTACACCGTCGACGGCGCGGACCGCTGGGTGCTCGCCGACATGGGCAACGACCGGGTGTTCGCCATCGACCGGAACGGCTCGATCCGGTGGCAGTGGAACGCCAACGCGACCTACGACCGGCCCGCGAACGTCGGCCCCGAGGGCGACTGGACCCACATGAACGACGTCGACAGACTCGGGGACGGGCGCTTCCAGGTCAGCCTCCGGAACTTCGATACCGTGATCGAGCTTCGCGTCGCCCCGAACGGTTCGGTATCGGTGACACCCGTGCTCGGCCCGAACCGCTACACGTCGGCGGGCTACGTCGGCCCGCTCGCCGCCCAGCACAACCCCGACCGCCTCGCGAACGGCCACGTGCTCGTCGCCGACTCCGAAGGCGACCGCGTCGTGGAGTTCGACCGGGAGGGCGAGCGGGTCTGGGCCGCCGGCGGGAGCGCCCGCTTCGACTGGCCGCGCGACGCCGACCGCCTCTCCAACGGAAATACCCTCGTCACGGACTCGTACAACGACCGAGTAGTGGAGGTCGACGCGAACGGCGAGACCGTCTGGGCGGTGAAAACGGGACGACTGCCCTACGACGCCGACCGGGTCCCCGCGGAGGGGGCGGGCGAGGGGAGTTCCGACCACCCGACCGCCGACGAGCCGCGATTCGACTCCCGGCTCAACGAGACGGGTCGAACGGTCCGGGCCGCGACCTTCGGGGTGACGCTCGCGAAGTACGGCCTCCCGATGTGGCTGGTCGGCGGGCCGGGACTGCTCGTCGCCGGCCTGGGCTTCGGGTTCGCCGCGCTCGTCGAAGCCCAGCGATGGCGGCGATCGTAG
- a CDS encoding nucleotide exchange factor GrpE produces MNENDGETPVDPDDSAEGTPTEEVPVEEAATGDSTAADLVERVEEHADGELASEVDDLRERAATAEERAAEVEELEAQLKRKQADFQNYKKRAKQRQEEQEARATEDLVTRLLEVRDNLSRALEQDEEVDIRPGVESTLEELDRVFDDENVDQIEPTPGDAVDPQRHEVMLRVDSDEPSDTVAEVYRPGYEMGEKVLRPAQVTVSE; encoded by the coding sequence ATGAACGAGAACGACGGCGAGACACCGGTGGACCCGGACGATTCGGCCGAGGGGACACCGACGGAGGAGGTGCCGGTCGAGGAGGCGGCGACCGGCGACTCGACGGCCGCGGACCTCGTCGAACGCGTCGAGGAACACGCGGACGGGGAGCTGGCAAGCGAGGTGGACGACCTCCGCGAGCGCGCCGCGACGGCCGAGGAGCGAGCGGCCGAGGTCGAGGAGCTCGAAGCCCAGTTGAAACGCAAGCAGGCCGACTTCCAGAACTACAAGAAACGCGCGAAGCAGCGCCAAGAGGAGCAGGAGGCCCGTGCGACCGAGGACCTCGTCACCCGACTCCTCGAGGTCCGCGACAACCTCTCGCGGGCGCTCGAACAGGACGAGGAGGTCGACATCCGACCGGGCGTCGAGAGCACCTTAGAGGAGCTCGACCGAGTGTTCGACGACGAGAACGTGGACCAGATCGAGCCCACGCCCGGCGACGCCGTCGACCCCCAGCGCCACGAGGTCATGCTCCGCGTCGACAGCGACGAGCCCAGCGACACCGTCGCGGAGGTCTACCGCCCGGGCTACGAGATGGGCGAGAAGGTACTCCGCCCGGCGCAGGTCACCGTCAGCGAGTAG
- a CDS encoding Rieske (2Fe-2S) protein, with amino-acid sequence MVVENTEYVRVASLPDLEAEGQQVVNAGGRPVALFHHEGEVHAVDNRCPHMGFPLSRGTIDEGILTCHWHHARFELEAGDTFDLFADDLQTFPTEIRDDEIYLDPEPEPDVPPATRWRNRLADGLQENLSLVMAKSVIGLDDVAQSVVRDGEAVSSSRETQSASRTTTERSSGERSEPRDEEKEGFYTPLETAVNFGTKYRAMGWGRGLTTLGCMANLYDAVGGRDKRRAMFLGVHEVASESAGEPPRFQQYAFDNRDLSKERLKSWFRNTCEVRDGDGAERCLLTAIACLSPEDVAEVVFAAATDHRYMNAGHTLDFINTAFETVEHLGWDEHADTALASTVGQITDATRSEELSSWRQPVDIAGLCADANESLPDLVAAGDGKEWDEPEDFVETLLSDDAEAIIDALTGAIRDGATTTQLADVVARAATRRVAWFATNNEFRDWNTVHHTLTYADAVRRASEKTDATELYRACFDGAMSVYLDRFLNSPRAPVPEPGETDHAPEAIRERLLEAFDEQGQVNRAASLVSEHFDAGGDPEDLKRSLGRGLLREDANFHTLQNVETAFRRFETVDEEDEKRLALVACARYMAAHFPTRRSAEQTFSIATRLHRGERLHEVE; translated from the coding sequence ATGGTAGTCGAAAACACGGAGTACGTGCGGGTCGCCTCGCTGCCCGACCTCGAAGCCGAGGGCCAGCAGGTCGTGAACGCCGGCGGGCGGCCGGTCGCGCTGTTCCACCACGAGGGCGAGGTCCACGCCGTCGACAACCGCTGTCCCCACATGGGCTTCCCGCTCAGCCGCGGCACCATCGACGAAGGTATCCTGACCTGCCACTGGCATCACGCCCGCTTCGAGCTTGAAGCGGGCGACACCTTCGACCTCTTCGCCGACGACCTCCAGACCTTCCCGACCGAGATCCGAGACGACGAGATCTACCTCGACCCCGAGCCCGAACCCGACGTCCCGCCCGCGACCCGCTGGCGCAACCGCCTCGCCGACGGCCTCCAGGAGAACCTCTCGCTCGTGATGGCGAAATCGGTTATCGGTTTGGACGACGTGGCGCAGAGCGTGGTTCGAGACGGCGAAGCCGTCTCGTCATCACGAGAGACGCAGAGCGCCTCTCGAACGACCACGGAACGGTCGAGCGGCGAGCGGAGCGAGCCGCGAGACGAAGAAAAGGAGGGGTTCTACACCCCGCTCGAAACCGCGGTGAACTTCGGGACGAAGTATCGCGCGATGGGCTGGGGGCGCGGGCTGACGACGCTTGGCTGCATGGCGAACCTCTACGACGCCGTCGGCGGGCGCGACAAGCGCCGGGCGATGTTTCTGGGGGTGCACGAGGTCGCGAGCGAGTCCGCGGGCGAGCCGCCCCGCTTCCAGCAGTACGCCTTCGACAACCGGGATCTCTCGAAGGAACGGCTCAAATCGTGGTTCCGGAACACCTGCGAGGTCCGCGACGGCGACGGGGCCGAACGGTGTCTCCTCACCGCCATCGCGTGCCTCTCGCCCGAGGACGTCGCGGAGGTCGTCTTCGCCGCCGCCACCGACCACCGCTACATGAACGCGGGTCACACCCTGGACTTCATCAACACCGCCTTCGAGACGGTCGAACACTTAGGATGGGACGAACATGCGGACACGGCACTCGCCTCGACGGTGGGGCAGATCACCGACGCCACCCGCTCGGAGGAGCTCTCCTCGTGGCGACAGCCCGTCGACATCGCGGGGCTGTGCGCCGACGCCAACGAGTCGCTGCCGGACCTCGTGGCGGCGGGCGACGGGAAGGAGTGGGACGAACCCGAAGATTTCGTCGAGACGTTGCTCTCGGACGACGCCGAGGCGATCATCGACGCGCTCACGGGAGCGATCCGGGATGGGGCGACGACGACCCAGCTCGCCGACGTAGTCGCGCGGGCCGCGACGAGGCGCGTCGCGTGGTTCGCGACCAACAACGAGTTCCGCGACTGGAATACGGTCCATCACACCCTCACCTACGCCGACGCGGTCCGGCGCGCGAGCGAGAAAACCGACGCGACCGAGCTCTACCGGGCCTGCTTCGACGGCGCGATGAGCGTCTATCTCGACCGCTTCCTCAACTCGCCGCGTGCGCCGGTCCCGGAACCCGGCGAAACCGACCATGCACCCGAGGCGATTCGGGAGCGATTGCTGGAGGCGTTCGACGAGCAGGGCCAGGTCAACCGCGCGGCGAGCCTCGTGAGCGAGCACTTCGACGCGGGTGGGGATCCCGAGGACCTGAAGCGCAGCCTCGGCCGGGGGTTGCTCCGCGAGGACGCGAACTTCCACACCCTCCAGAACGTCGAGACCGCCTTCCGTCGGTTCGAGACGGTCGACGAGGAGGACGAGAAACGGCTGGCGCTGGTGGCGTGTGCGCGCTACATGGCGGCGCACTTCCCGACCCGGCGCTCGGCCGAACAGACGTTCTCGATCGCGACCCGGCTCCACCGTGGCGAGCGCCTCCACGAGGTGGAGTAA
- a CDS encoding VIT1/CCC1 transporter family protein, whose translation MAADSDSDEGSIRARIGTDMVGPIARRYFVSNGFDGALTGVGVTVGAYLSGIDEGLTVVSLGLAAAVGLCTSGVWSVWEIERAEMRAEIQETEEAMLADLSDTQVERDKMSNQVVNALMSGLGPLLGLVLPLTPFLFEGTVFTLFEATLASVAVAVGVLFTFGAYMASISRQRWYVAGARMGLAGIVVAVINVFLPG comes from the coding sequence ATGGCGGCCGACTCGGACTCGGACGAGGGCTCGATACGCGCGCGGATAGGCACCGACATGGTGGGGCCGATCGCCCGGCGGTACTTCGTCTCGAACGGCTTCGACGGCGCGCTCACCGGCGTCGGGGTGACCGTCGGCGCGTACCTCTCGGGGATCGACGAGGGACTCACGGTCGTGAGCCTCGGCCTCGCCGCCGCCGTCGGGCTCTGTACCTCCGGGGTCTGGAGCGTCTGGGAGATCGAACGTGCGGAGATGCGCGCCGAGATCCAAGAGACCGAGGAGGCGATGCTCGCGGACCTCAGCGACACCCAGGTCGAGCGCGACAAGATGAGCAACCAGGTCGTGAACGCCCTGATGAGCGGTCTGGGACCGTTGCTCGGGCTCGTGCTGCCGCTCACACCCTTCCTCTTCGAAGGAACGGTCTTCACGCTGTTCGAAGCCACGCTCGCCTCCGTCGCGGTCGCGGTCGGCGTACTGTTCACCTTCGGGGCCTACATGGCCTCGATCTCGCGCCAGCGGTGGTACGTCGCGGGCGCGCGAATGGGACTCGCGGGGATCGTGGTTGCTGTTATCAACGTCTTCCTGCCGGGCTAA
- the npdG gene encoding NADPH-dependent F420 reductase encodes MRIALCGGTGDIGTGLALRWTRDTPHEVVIGSRDPEKAREHAENYEDELDDRGIEGEINGFDNAMAADRADVVVLCVPAYHLADTIESIADGLDDTVLVSPAVGMKNQDGAMTYNPPSAGSVTALAAGAAPDGVPVVGAFHNLAAGRLADLDADLDWDVLVVGDDADAKSTVEDLTNEIEGIRALDAGPLAAAPEVEGLTPLLINLASNNDLHDLGVQFH; translated from the coding sequence ATGCGAATCGCGCTCTGTGGCGGCACCGGCGACATCGGCACGGGCCTCGCGCTCCGGTGGACCCGCGACACCCCCCACGAGGTGGTCATCGGCTCGCGCGACCCCGAAAAAGCCCGCGAGCACGCCGAGAACTACGAGGACGAACTCGACGATCGAGGCATCGAGGGCGAGATCAACGGGTTCGACAACGCGATGGCCGCCGACCGCGCCGACGTGGTCGTGCTCTGTGTCCCCGCCTACCACCTCGCGGACACCATCGAGTCGATAGCGGACGGCCTCGACGATACAGTCCTCGTGAGCCCCGCGGTCGGGATGAAAAACCAGGACGGGGCCATGACCTACAACCCCCCGAGCGCGGGCAGCGTGACCGCGCTCGCCGCCGGGGCGGCCCCCGACGGGGTGCCCGTGGTCGGCGCGTTCCACAACCTCGCCGCCGGTCGGCTCGCGGACCTCGACGCCGACCTCGACTGGGACGTGCTCGTCGTCGGCGACGATGCCGACGCCAAATCGACGGTCGAGGACCTCACGAACGAGATCGAGGGGATCCGCGCACTCGACGCTGGCCCGCTCGCCGCCGCCCCCGAGGTCGAGGGACTGACGCCGCTCCTGATCAACCTCGCGAGCAACAACGACCTCCACGACCTCGGCGTGCAGTTTCACTAA
- the dnaK gene encoding molecular chaperone DnaK encodes MASNKILGIDLGTTNSAFAVMEGGDPEIIVNGEGDRTTPSVVAFTDDERLVGKPAKNQAIQNPDRTINSIKRHMGEDYEVDIDGESYTPQEVSALILGKIKRDAEEYLGDEIEKAVITVPAYFSDSQRQATKDAGEIAGFDVERIINEPTAASMAYGLDDESDQTVMVYDLGGGTFDVSVLDLGGGVYEVVATNGDNDLGGDDWDQAVIDWLAEQFESDHGFDLREDRQALQRLKDAAEEAKIELSNRKETTINLPFITATDSGPVHLEEKLSRAKFESLTSDLIERTVEPTQQALSDAGYDAGDIDEVILVGGSTRMPQVQEQVSELVDQEPQKNVNPDEAVALGAAIQGGVLSGDVDDIVLLDVTPLSLGIEVKGGLFERLIDKNTTIPTEESKIFTTAAANQTEVQVRVFQGEREIANENELLGEFRLAGIPPSPAGTPQIEVTFNIDENGIVNVAAEDQGSGNAEDITIEGGAGLSDDEIDRMQDEAEQYAEEDEQRRERIEARNNAESSVQRANTLLEENEEQVDDDLREDIEDAIGEVEEVLEDEDASTEELEDATENLSTELQEIGKQMYQQQEAAQQAAGGAGGAGAAGAGPGGMGDMGGESDADDDEYVDADFEDVADDEDDDS; translated from the coding sequence ATGGCGAGCAACAAGATCCTCGGTATCGATCTGGGAACGACGAACAGCGCGTTCGCGGTGATGGAGGGTGGCGACCCCGAGATAATCGTCAACGGCGAGGGCGACCGCACCACGCCGTCGGTAGTGGCCTTCACCGACGACGAGCGGCTGGTCGGCAAACCGGCGAAGAACCAGGCGATCCAGAACCCGGACCGCACGATCAACTCGATCAAGCGCCACATGGGCGAGGACTACGAGGTCGACATCGACGGCGAGAGCTACACGCCCCAGGAGGTCTCGGCGCTGATCCTCGGCAAGATCAAACGCGACGCCGAGGAGTACCTCGGCGACGAGATCGAGAAGGCGGTCATCACGGTTCCCGCGTACTTCTCCGATAGCCAGCGCCAAGCCACGAAGGACGCCGGCGAGATCGCGGGCTTCGACGTCGAGCGGATCATCAACGAGCCGACGGCGGCCTCGATGGCCTACGGCCTCGACGACGAGTCCGACCAGACGGTGATGGTCTACGACCTCGGTGGGGGGACGTTCGACGTCTCGGTTCTCGATCTGGGCGGCGGCGTCTACGAGGTCGTCGCGACCAACGGCGACAACGACCTCGGTGGCGACGACTGGGACCAGGCGGTCATCGACTGGCTCGCCGAGCAGTTCGAATCCGACCACGGCTTCGACCTCCGGGAGGACCGACAGGCCCTCCAGCGCCTGAAGGACGCCGCCGAGGAGGCCAAGATCGAACTCTCCAACCGGAAGGAGACCACGATCAACCTCCCGTTCATCACGGCGACGGATTCGGGCCCGGTCCACCTCGAAGAGAAGCTCTCGCGTGCGAAGTTCGAGTCGCTCACCTCGGACCTGATCGAGCGAACCGTCGAACCGACCCAGCAGGCGCTCTCGGACGCGGGCTACGACGCCGGCGACATCGACGAGGTCATCCTCGTCGGCGGTTCGACCCGGATGCCTCAGGTCCAAGAGCAGGTCTCGGAGCTCGTCGACCAGGAGCCCCAGAAGAACGTCAACCCCGACGAGGCCGTCGCGCTGGGCGCGGCGATCCAGGGCGGCGTGCTCTCGGGCGACGTCGACGACATCGTGCTGCTCGACGTCACCCCGCTCTCGCTCGGTATCGAGGTCAAGGGCGGCCTCTTCGAGCGGCTCATCGACAAGAACACGACCATCCCGACCGAGGAGTCGAAGATCTTCACCACGGCCGCCGCGAACCAGACCGAGGTCCAGGTCCGAGTGTTCCAGGGCGAGCGCGAGATCGCCAACGAGAACGAACTCCTGGGTGAGTTCCGACTCGCAGGGATCCCGCCGTCGCCCGCGGGCACCCCGCAGATCGAGGTCACGTTCAACATCGACGAGAACGGCATCGTGAACGTCGCGGCCGAGGACCAGGGCTCGGGCAACGCCGAGGACATCACCATCGAGGGCGGTGCGGGTCTCTCGGACGACGAGATCGACCGGATGCAGGACGAGGCCGAACAGTACGCGGAGGAGGACGAACAGCGCCGCGAGCGCATCGAGGCGCGCAACAACGCCGAGAGCTCCGTCCAGCGCGCGAACACGCTCCTCGAGGAGAACGAAGAGCAGGTCGACGACGATCTTCGTGAGGATATCGAGGACGCCATCGGCGAGGTCGAGGAAGTCCTCGAGGACGAGGACGCGAGCACCGAGGAGCTCGAAGACGCGACCGAGAACCTCTCGACCGAGCTCCAGGAGATCGGCAAGCAGATGTACCAACAGCAAGAGGCCGCCCAGCAGGCCGCTGGCGGTGCCGGCGGTGCGGGTGCGGCCGGTGCGGGTCCCGGCGGCATGGGCGACATGGGCGGCGAGAGTGACGCGGACGACGACGAGTACGTCGACGCCGACTTCGAGGATGTAGCGGACGACGAAGACGACGACAGCTAA
- a CDS encoding TIGR01548 family HAD-type hydrolase, whose amino-acid sequence MKADAVVLDIDGVVVDVADSYRRAIRESLDVVLGESIDDSAVQAFKNAGGFNNDWELTDAAALYLLASREGLDDDVGAFTSRIAATGGGLDAAEVVVADALGPAERERVLATWDPERLREVFQTLYLGPERYADIEGGEPDPDLADSADTGFIDDESVLLDADTLAWLTENFAVGVVTGRPAAEAEIALSRVGLDLPDDHRFTMDSSLPGKPDPAALVELAERFEAERVVFVGDTLDDVRTANNAAEADPECEYRGVGVLTGGLSGEAGREAFEQIGADTVLDSVAGVVDLLDPA is encoded by the coding sequence ATGAAGGCCGACGCGGTGGTGCTCGACATCGACGGCGTGGTGGTCGACGTCGCCGACTCCTACCGGCGGGCGATACGCGAGTCGCTCGACGTCGTGCTCGGCGAATCGATCGACGATAGTGCTGTGCAGGCGTTCAAGAACGCCGGCGGGTTCAACAACGACTGGGAGCTCACCGACGCCGCGGCGCTCTACCTCCTCGCGAGCCGTGAGGGGCTCGACGACGACGTCGGTGCGTTCACCAGTCGGATCGCGGCTACCGGTGGCGGGCTCGATGCCGCCGAAGTGGTGGTCGCCGACGCGCTCGGTCCTGCCGAACGTGAGCGCGTCCTCGCGACGTGGGACCCCGAGCGCCTCCGCGAAGTCTTCCAGACCCTCTATCTCGGTCCCGAGCGCTACGCCGATATCGAGGGCGGCGAGCCCGACCCCGACCTCGCGGACTCGGCCGATACCGGGTTCATCGACGACGAATCGGTGCTGCTCGACGCGGACACGCTCGCGTGGCTCACCGAAAACTTCGCGGTCGGGGTCGTCACGGGTCGACCCGCCGCCGAGGCGGAGATCGCGCTCTCGCGAGTGGGGCTCGACCTCCCCGACGACCACCGCTTCACGATGGACAGTTCGCTTCCCGGAAAGCCCGACCCAGCGGCGCTCGTCGAACTCGCCGAACGCTTCGAGGCGGAGCGCGTCGTGTTCGTCGGCGACACGCTCGACGACGTTCGCACGGCGAACAACGCCGCCGAGGCCGACCCGGAGTGCGAGTATCGGGGGGTCGGCGTGCTCACCGGCGGGCTCTCGGGCGAGGCCGGGCGCGAGGCGTTCGAGCAGATCGGGGCCGATACGGTGCTCGACTCGGTCGCTGGCGTGGTCGACCTGCTCGATCCCGCGTAG
- a CDS encoding YqjF family protein, protein MVVPLEMHWRELLFANWPLPPETVAAHLPDALDLDTYDGDAWLSVVPFTNAAVRPRGVPERFGVDLPELNLRTYVDVDGTPSVYFFSLDAEGIAGVLGARLFHHLPYYYARITHESRGHRNRFVNHRRHPGARPADFRASYEPADGEVETGPGTLADFVTERYRFYTEAPDGSVRYSNVSHDRWPLSPADVTIEENSLFRANGFADPESEPVHFYSPGVRIAASASRQR, encoded by the coding sequence ATGGTCGTCCCTCTCGAAATGCACTGGCGGGAGCTCCTCTTCGCCAACTGGCCCCTTCCACCCGAAACCGTCGCCGCCCACCTCCCCGACGCGCTCGACCTCGACACCTACGACGGCGACGCGTGGCTCTCGGTCGTCCCCTTCACCAACGCCGCCGTCCGCCCGCGCGGGGTGCCGGAGCGGTTCGGGGTCGACCTCCCCGAGCTCAATCTCCGAACCTACGTCGACGTCGATGGGACGCCCAGCGTCTACTTCTTCAGCCTCGACGCCGAAGGGATCGCGGGTGTGCTCGGCGCGCGGCTGTTCCACCATCTCCCCTACTACTACGCCAGGATAACCCACGAGTCGAGGGGGCATCGAAACCGGTTCGTGAACCATCGTCGTCATCCAGGTGCCCGTCCCGCCGACTTCCGCGCGAGCTACGAACCGGCGGATGGCGAGGTCGAGACCGGCCCCGGCACGCTCGCCGATTTCGTCACGGAGCGCTATCGGTTCTACACCGAAGCCCCCGACGGCTCGGTGAGGTACTCGAACGTGAGCCACGACCGTTGGCCGCTCTCGCCGGCCGACGTGACGATCGAGGAGAACTCGCTCTTTCGCGCCAACGGCTTCGCCGACCCCGAGAGCGAGCCGGTTCACTTCTACAGTCCGGGAGTCAGGATCGCGGCCTCGGCGAGCCGGCAGCGGTAG